GAGATGGTCGGCATCACCGCGGCGGAAGCCGCCGATCCGCGTCGCAGCATTCCCAAAGCCACCAATCAAGTGGTGTACCGCATCCTGATCTTCTATATCGGCTCGCTGACCGTGCTGCTTTCGCTCTATCCGTGGGGGCAAGTGGTGGAGGGCGGCAGCCCGTTCGTGCTGATCTTCCATGCGCTGAACAGCAATCTGGTGGCAACGGTGCTCAACGTAGTGGTATTGACCGCCGCGCTGTCAGTTTACAACAGCGGCGTTTATGCCAACAGCCGCATGCTGTTCGGGCTGGCCAGCCAGGGCAATGCGCCGCAGGTGCTGACGCGCGTGAATAAACGCGGCGTGCCGGTGCTGTCCATCGCGCTGTCGGCGTTGATTACCTCGATCGGCGTGCTGATCAACTACCTGATGCCCGGCAAGGCGTTTGAGCTGCTGATGGCGCTGGTGGTGTCAACGTTGGTGATCAACTGGGTGATGATCTGCCTGGCGCACCTGAAGTTCCGTGCCGCCAAGAACCGCCAGGGTGTCATCCCCAGCTTTAAGGCGCTGTGGTATCCGTTCGGCAACTACCTGTGCCTGGCGTTCCTCGGCCTGATTCTGGTGATCATGTATTTCAGCGAAGGGATCCGCATTTCGGTGCTGCTGATACCGGTATGGGTTGCGGTGCTGTGGTGCGGGTTCATGCTGACGCGCCGTAAAGGCGCCAAGCGTTAATCTGCGTGCTGCGGAGGCGTATTGCCCGCCTCCGCTTCTTTTCTCGTTAGCCGCGCGGCATAAAGGCGCGGCCCTCGCCGTGACCCCGCCCCAGCAGTTTCCGGCACAGCAGCAGCAGGGTGCTGATGATGTCGATGGTCACCACGCTGAGCATCAGCAGGGTCAGCATGAAGAACCCGAGCAGCGAACCGCCAAGCAGCACCAGCGGTGCAGGCACGCGCACGCGGCGCAGCTTCATGGCGAAATACATTTTCCAGTATTGCTTCTGCGCCAGCAGCGCGCTACGAATACGGCGCCCCAGGCCTGCGCCTGATTTGCGGGATGTCGAACGACTCATAACTTCTCCTTTTCTGTATGCCCTACAAGTCAATCACAAAGATCTTAAGAGAGTCTTAACGGGCTCTTGGCGGCCCTGGCTTTCCACCGGAGTGAGACAACAGCATACGGCAAAAGGTCCCGAGATGCAGCGCACGGCTGACAAAGTGCGAGCTTCATCGGGTTTGTTACACTGAAAGTCATGCCCGTGCAGGGCGCTGTGGTCGGGAGAAAAGGCAGGATGAAAAGAATCAACCGTTATTACGACGCGGCCAAGGCGCATCATACGCCGGAGGGATTTCGCAACCTGGAACCTTCGCGGCGCCAGGAGGGCGATCTTCGGCGTTGGCAAGATGAACGCAAGCGGCAGGGGCTGCCCAGGCCGCCGCAGCAGGGTTACGCGCAATTTACCCAGCGCTGGTGGCAGCCTGCCGATCTCAGTGGCAGCGACGACAGCGTCTGGTGGTTGGGGCATGCCTCGATGCTATTGCGATTGAGCGGCCGCTATATCCTGATCGATCCGGTATTGTCCGAACGTGCATCGCCGCTGAGCTTTTACGGCCCAAAGCGCAGAACGCCGCCGCCGTTGACGGTGGGGCAACTGCCGGCGGTGGATGTGGTACTGATCTCCCATAACCATTATGACCACCTCGACAGGCGCACGGTACGGCAATTGGCGCGGCGTTTCCCGCAGGCTGAGTTCATCGTGCCGTTGGGGTTGAAGCGCTGGTTTCGACGCTACCGGCTGAAGGTGCATGAACTGGACTGGTGGCAGAGCCTGTCACTGGGCGAGCTGACGGTCTATGCCACGCCGGCGCGGCACTGGAGCATGCGCACGCTGTGGGATCGCAATCGCTCGCTGTGGTGCGGGTGGGTGATCCACCATCCGGCGCTACGGTTTTATTTTTCCGGCGACAGCGGTTATTCGGAACGGCTGGCGGAGATCGGTCAACGGCTGGGGCCGTTCGACGTGGCTGCGCTGCCGATCGGCGCCTATGCGCCGCGCTGGTTTATGCAGGAGCAGCATATGGATCCGCAGCAGTCGGTGGCGCTGTATCGCGAGCTGAATCAGCCGCGAGCCATTCCCATCCATTGGGGAGTATTTGAACTGGCGGATGAGTCGCTGGACGAACCGCCGCAGCAGCTGAACCTGGCCCTGAGCGAGGCGGGGTTGGAGCAGCATCAATTCCTCCCGCTGAAGATTGGCGAGCGCATCGCGTTGCAGGGCTCATCGCCTGCGTTACCTAATCACCCGGCGGCGCAGCGGGATGAATAAAGTCAATGGTTTGAAAGCGCAGCTGTAATTAGCAGAATTGATAAGTGCGGGTGGTGATTCAAATAACCCCCGTGTTTTCAGGATTTAATTCAACGTTGAACTTTCGTTATTGATAAGATTATTCCGGCTATTGAGGTTAATGACATTCGGATTATTTATGATGAGCCCACCGGCAGCGGAAGATGTGCCGGCGCTTTGCATGCTTATGCATCCGTTGTGCAGGGCAGAGACGTTGCCGCCGACCCGTGCGCCGTTCTCGCCCGCGCCGTTTGGCGGCAGGCCGGAAAGCCGATGATGAATGGGCTTTCCGGCGGTAAATGGTCGGAGGAGCGATGAATAAATTGGCCCCCGTTCATCGATATTCAAATGTTGCATATCACATTCCATAAAGATTCAAATTTTTTAACGCTATAAGCGGCAAAAAAGCGGAAATGATGAGACGCAAAGGCGTCAATACGATGAAAGTTTTGTTAAAACTCCAGCAGAATGCGGGGTCTGGCGCAGTGATTTTGGCAAGCAGAAAATAGCCGATGCTTCAACATCTTTTGGCCTATTTAAGCAAATGTTGCGCTCGACCGTTTCAAATATGTGCGACATGTCGTTCAGTGATTAAAAATGGCTTGCCATCGCATACAGAGTATGTGATAACGCATCTGGGTAAAACGAGGTACAGTTCTGTATATGTGTGGCATTTTCAGTAAAGAAGTTCTGAGTAAAGACGTTAGCGTTGAATACCGCTTCTCTGCCGATCCTTATCTTAGTGCCTCAAGCAGTAACGACTCTAGTTTGTCTATGTAACGCCCTCGGGCGGTTTAAACAATCCAAAGGAAATACTCAAGATGGCAAAGATCAAAGGTCAAGTTAAGTGGTTCAACGAGTCTAAAGGTTTCGGTTTCATCACCCCGGCTGACGGCAGCAAAGACGTGTTCGTACACTTCTCTGCAATCCAGGGTAACGGCTTCAAAACCCTGGCTGAAGGCCAGAACGTTGAGTTCGAAATCCAAGATGGCCAGAAAGGCCCATCTGCAGTAAACGTTACTGCTATCTAATCAGCGTCAGCTGTACAAAAAGCCCGCCTTCGCGCGGGCTTTTTCGTTTCCGTGTCATCCGGTGGCGATGATGATGCCGGCGTACTGGTTGCGGTCTTTGATCCCCGGATGCGTCGGATCCTGCGCGCGCCGGTGGCTGTTGCGGCGATGGCTGGTGTATTTGAAGCGCTGCGGCCGCTGTGGGTCGACGTCCGGCGTGCAGATGGTGCAACTGCCGGCGCGGTCAACGGCGGCGAAGCCGAGCGCCGCCAGCTTGTATTCGGCAATTGCGGCCAAATCGAGATGCCGGTAATGCGGGCTGATCAGCGTGGCGGGCAGCGGCAGGCGCTGTTTAAAACTCTCCACCAGCGCTTCATCGACTTCGTAGCAGCACGGGCCGGCGGCAGGGCCGATGGAGACGACCCAATCGGCGGTGTCGCCGTCCTGGCGAATGCGTGCTGCCATCTGTTCCAGAATGCCGTCCAGCAGCCCGCGCCAGCCGGCGTGCACCGCAGCGATGGCGCTGCCGTCACGGCGGCTGAACAGCACCGGCAAACAGTCCGCCGTCAGTACGCTGAGCAGAATGCCGGGCTGGCGAGTATAGAAACCATCGGCCTCGCCGCATGCCTGCGCCGGCTGCAGCACATCGACGATGCGGGTGCCGTGCACCTGTTTTTTTTCCGGCAGCGTGGCGCTGTAGGGCAGCAGATGCCCGGGCAGCAGCGCGAGTTTGCTGCCGAAGCCGTGCTGAATGTGGGGCACCGCATCGAGCAGCGCGGAACGATCGCTCATAAGTTATGTTCACCTGCATGAGAAAACAGACTCTCAGTGTAGCCAGCTTTTTCCCCGCTTGGCCAGGTGTTGTTGGCGACGAAAGCGAGCGGGGATGCGCCTTGCATCAAGCCGACGCCTTCTTTAGACTAGCCGCGCCCTGTCTTTCTGGAAGCCCATTCATGTCTTATCAATGCCCCCTGTGTCATCAACCGCTGCATTTTTCCTCACAACACTGGCGTTGTGACGGCAATCATCAGTTCGATCAAGCCAAAGAAGGTTACGTGAATCTGCTGCCGGTGCAGCACAAACGATCGAAGCAGCCGGGAGACAGCGTAGAAATGATGCAGGCACGGCGCGCGTTTCTCGCCGGCGGATATTATCAGCCGTTGCAGGCGCAGGTGGCCGAATGGCTGGATTCGGCGCTGGCGGCCGATGCAGGCGCGTTATTGGACATAGGCTGCGGGGAAGGGTATTACACCGCCGCCGTGGCCACACGGCTGGCTCAGGAGCGCAATATGGCGGTCTATGGGCTGGACGTCGCCAAGGTGGCGATCCGTTATGGCGCCAAACGTTATCCGGCGGTCTCGTTCTGCGTTGCCTCCAGTCACCGTTTGCCGTTCGCCGACGGGGCGTTGGACGCGGTCTTGCGCATTTATGCGCCTTGCAAGGCGGAGGAGCTGGCGCGGGTAGTGAAGCCGGGCGGCGTGGTGCTGACGGTTTCGCCGGGCCCGCGTCATCTGTACCAGCTGAAAGAGCAGGTGTACCAGCAGGTGCAGCTGCATGCCGAACAGGATGAACAGTTCGCCGGTTTCGACTGTCAGCGCA
Above is a window of Serratia nematodiphila DZ0503SBS1 DNA encoding:
- a CDS encoding amino acid permease — translated: MGGQHQDTPLKRGLKNRHIQLIALGGAIGTGLFLGIAQTIKMAGPAVLLGYAIGGFIAFLIMRQLGEMVVEEPVAGSFSHFAYKYWGDFAGFLSGWNYWAMFILVGMAELTAVGIYIQYWWPEIPTWASAALFFVLINLINLVNVRLYGETEFWFAIIKVVAIVGMIVFGAWLLASGNGGPQASITNLWQQGGFMPHGFSGLVMAMAVIMFSFGGLEMVGITAAEAADPRRSIPKATNQVVYRILIFYIGSLTVLLSLYPWGQVVEGGSPFVLIFHALNSNLVATVLNVVVLTAALSVYNSGVYANSRMLFGLASQGNAPQVLTRVNKRGVPVLSIALSALITSIGVLINYLMPGKAFELLMALVVSTLVINWVMICLAHLKFRAAKNRQGVIPSFKALWYPFGNYLCLAFLGLILVIMYFSEGIRISVLLIPVWVAVLWCGFMLTRRKGAKR
- a CDS encoding MBL fold metallo-hydrolase: MKRINRYYDAAKAHHTPEGFRNLEPSRRQEGDLRRWQDERKRQGLPRPPQQGYAQFTQRWWQPADLSGSDDSVWWLGHASMLLRLSGRYILIDPVLSERASPLSFYGPKRRTPPPLTVGQLPAVDVVLISHNHYDHLDRRTVRQLARRFPQAEFIVPLGLKRWFRRYRLKVHELDWWQSLSLGELTVYATPARHWSMRTLWDRNRSLWCGWVIHHPALRFYFSGDSGYSERLAEIGQRLGPFDVAALPIGAYAPRWFMQEQHMDPQQSVALYRELNQPRAIPIHWGVFELADESLDEPPQQLNLALSEAGLEQHQFLPLKIGERIALQGSSPALPNHPAAQRDE
- a CDS encoding DUF2627 domain-containing protein — protein: MCGIFSKEVLSKDVSVEYRFSADPYLSASSSNDSSLSM
- the cspE gene encoding transcription antiterminator/RNA stability regulator CspE is translated as MAKIKGQVKWFNESKGFGFITPADGSKDVFVHFSAIQGNGFKTLAEGQNVEFEIQDGQKGPSAVNVTAI
- the pgeF gene encoding peptidoglycan editing factor PgeF — encoded protein: MSDRSALLDAVPHIQHGFGSKLALLPGHLLPYSATLPEKKQVHGTRIVDVLQPAQACGEADGFYTRQPGILLSVLTADCLPVLFSRRDGSAIAAVHAGWRGLLDGILEQMAARIRQDGDTADWVVSIGPAAGPCCYEVDEALVESFKQRLPLPATLISPHYRHLDLAAIAEYKLAALGFAAVDRAGSCTICTPDVDPQRPQRFKYTSHRRNSHRRAQDPTHPGIKDRNQYAGIIIATG
- the rlmA gene encoding 23S rRNA (guanine(745)-N(1))-methyltransferase; this translates as MSYQCPLCHQPLHFSSQHWRCDGNHQFDQAKEGYVNLLPVQHKRSKQPGDSVEMMQARRAFLAGGYYQPLQAQVAEWLDSALAADAGALLDIGCGEGYYTAAVATRLAQERNMAVYGLDVAKVAIRYGAKRYPAVSFCVASSHRLPFADGALDAVLRIYAPCKAEELARVVKPGGVVLTVSPGPRHLYQLKEQVYQQVQLHAEQDEQFAGFDCQRKEALAYTMTLPGAQAANLLQMTPFAWRATPEVQQRLAEGGEFVCETDFVLALYRRRA